The Humulus lupulus chromosome 4, drHumLupu1.1, whole genome shotgun sequence genome has a window encoding:
- the LOC133829667 gene encoding FRIGIDA-like protein 3, giving the protein MGSHCQTKEKVCEICGGSNARFGFLLVTCSKCTGTCEHVYCMGGKLKLEVPQDWVCESCLTGTDSMLMESGKKDALVTSSFQEDEAVTRTMRNEKFSFFQLNSKKQKPVNAGKVKFIPHADAIKLSSGTSVTRLLTFKESKALVPSEKLHTHQKQSMDAISVSKNHSDISENKIENSTKKSPLCSRPVDPGGVPRIISEKKPADPCTKEPLTERQSTNTFIPPRKVESSNEKEENELVEKSCTLLPSSLDVSAGICRVAATHLNFRPNGLIDSSFLPQNSLSLHLPESSIRFFVMDNDHSIATLIDSATSKMQHLQKAFAELESQWVVSLDLKWKELEQHFLGLEKSLKRRFHELEDQEKEFENRTMKAQDLLKKKEADIVAKEQASLDKIQEKRGAAVLAIAIARDKHGKASSDDPAVVMDETPQDITISDGNLEGMKSVENEHAGVKSYPQLVKLCKEMDSEGLHKFISDNRKNLAAIRDEIPFALRAAINPASFVLESLGAFYRVEALDMDGKKDSNLLGRRCTCIMLMECLSTLLTSLDLVSASEVITEEVKEQAKEIADEWKPKLDALDLDASNGNSFEAHAFLQLLVTFGIASDFDKEELSRLVPMVSRRRQMAVLCRSLGLSEKMPGVIEVLVNSGRQIDAVNLAFAFELTEQFSPVALLKSHLREARKAVSPSKPGNTSPNVQNEVNKRELTALKAVVKCIKEHKLEEQYPVDTLQKRVLQLEKAKKRVTESANSQRKRPRANGVGIGPHVTNIPPEKTFYPRVAENRYPPQYMYERPYVYPGPNDNHCPPLLGSAAYSHSPGHGNYFANGYQYQNTYLH; this is encoded by the exons ATGGGTAGCCACTGCCAGACCAAG GAAAAAGTTTGTGAAATATGCGGAGGTAGTAATGCTCGTTTTGGATTTTTACTTGTAACTTGTTCTAAATGCACTGGAACTTGTGAACATGT TTATTGTATGGGAGGAAAACTAAAGCTTGAGGTCCCTCAAGATTGGGTCTGCGAATCATGCCTCACTGGCACGGACTCGATGCTGATGGAATCTGGGAAGAAAGATGCTCTTGTGACATCTTCATTCCAAGAAGATGAAGCTGTCACAAGAACAATGAGAAAtgagaaattttcattttttcagCTTAATTCTAAGAAGCAAAAACCTGTAAACGCTGGTAAAGTTAAGTTCATTCCTCATGCAGATGCCATTAAGCTATCTTCAGGGACCTCAGTAACAAGATTATTAACCTTCAAAGAGTCAAAAG CTTTAGTACCTTCTGAGAAGTTGCATACTCACCAGAAGCAATCTATGGATGCTATTTCTGTTTCCAAAAATCACTCTGACATTTCTGAAAATAAGATAGAGAATTCAACAAAAAAATCACCTTTATGTTCAAGACCTGTTGATCCAG GTGGCGTTCCTAGGATCATTTCAGAGAAAAAACCTGCTGACCCATGCACAAAAGAGCCTCTAACAGAAAGACAGTCAACGAATACCTTTATCCCACCTAGAAAAGTTGAAAGTTCGAATGAAAAGGAAGAGAACGAACTGGTCGAAAAATCATGCACATTGTTGCCATCATCACTTGATGTTAGTGCAG GGATTTGCAGAGTAGCAGCCACTCATCTCAACTTTCGACCTAATGGATTGATTGATTCATCGTTTCTACCCCAAAATTCTCTATCTTTACACCTACCTGAATCATCTATCAGATTCTTTGTCATGGATAATGATCACTCAATTGCTACACTGATAGACTCTGCGACGTCAAAAATGCAACACCTTCAGAAAGCATTTGCTGAACTTGAAAGTCAATGGGTTGTATCCCTTGATTTaaaatggaaagaacttgaaCAACATtttcttgggcttgaaaaatcTTTAAAGAGGCGTTTTCATGAGTTGGAAGACCAAGAAAAGGAGTTTGAGAACAGAACAATGAAAGCCCAAGATTTGTTGAAGAAGAAGGAAGCAGATATAGTGGCCAAGGAGCAAGCTTCATTGGACAAGATTCAAGAGAAGAGAGGTGCTGCTGTATTGGCCATTGCTATTGCTCGAGATAAGCACGGGAAGGCATCATCTGATGATCCGGCTGTTGTGATGGATGAGACACCACAAGACATTACAATTTCTGATGGTAACTTAGAGGGAATGAAAAGTGTTGAAAATGAGCATGCAGGTGTGAAGTCTTATCCCCAGTTAGTGAAACTATGTAAAGAGATGGACTCAGAAGGGCTTCACAAATTTATATCAGACAACAGAAAAAATCTTGCTGCCATAAGGGATGAAATTCCATTTGCATTAAGAGCTGCAATCAATCCTGCATCTTTTGTGTTGGAATCTTTGGGAGCCTTTTATCGCGTGGAAGCTCTCGATATGGATGGAAAGAAGGATTCAAATCTCTTGGGTCGTCGCTGCACATGTATCATGTTGATGGAATGTCTGAGCACTTTGTTAACAAGCCTAGATTTGGTCTCTGCTTCTGAGGTAATCACAGAAGAGGTTAAGGAGCAAGCAAAAGAAATTGCTGATGAATGGAAGCCAAAGTTGGATGCCCTTGATCTGGATGCTAGCAATGGGAACTCATTTGAGGCTCATGCATTTCTGCAACTTCTGGTCACTTTTGGTATTGCCTCAGATTTTGATAAGGAGGAATTGTCCAGGCTAGTACCAATGGTTTCTCGCCGTCGCCAAATGGCTGTTCTGTGTCGTTCCCTTGGACTGTCCGAGAAAATGCCAGGTGTAATTGAAGTACTGGTTAATAGTGGAAGACAAATTGATGCTGTCAACTTGGCTTTTGCTTTTGAATTGACAGAGCAGTTCTCTCCTGTGGCTTTACTGAAATCTCACTTGAGGGAGGCAAGGAAAGctgtttcaccatccaaaccaggGAATACATCTCCTAATGTTCAGAATGAGGTGAATAAGCGAGAGTTGACTGCTCTTAAGGCCGTGGTGAAGTGCATAAAAGAGCATAAGCTTGAGGAACAGTACCCAGTGGATACACTGCAGAAGAGGGTTCTCCAGCTGGAGAAGGCCAAGAAAAGGGTGACTGAATCAGCAAACTCTCAACGAAAGAGACCTCGGGCTAACGGTGTTGGCATTGGGCCTCATGTTACTAACATTCCTCCTGAAAAGACTTTCTATCCTAGAGTTGCCGAAAACAGGTATCCGCCACAGTACATGTATGAACGACCCTATGTCTACCCCGGACCAAATGACAACCATTGTCCTCCTCTGCTCGGTTCTGCAGCTTACAGCCACTCCCCCGGACATGGCAACTACTTTGCAAACGGCTACCAGTACCAGAACACATATCTTCACTAG